In Roseovarius indicus, one genomic interval encodes:
- a CDS encoding acyl-CoA dehydrogenase family protein, which yields MTSRLTADQQEIRDQILRICARFDDDYWLDRDRNGGFPHELHRAMADGGWLGIAMPEAVGGAGLGITEATIMMQAIAESGAGASGASAIHMNIFGLNPVVKFGTDEQRARMLGSMIAGDEKACFAVTEPATGLDTTKLTTMALRQGDRYVEHGQEVWISTAQVADKMLLLARTTRLENVSSPTEGLSLFYTDLNRDFVDVREIEKMGRKAVDSNEVFIDGLPIPAEDLIGEEGKGFRQILHGLNPERILVAGECIGIARNALVRAAHYASERVIFDRPIGQNQGVQHPLARAWARVESANLMVMHAAALYDAGKLCGVEATEAAQITFGGFGYAKEYNVERLVREALLFRIVPVTPQMLLLFIAEKARGLPKTY from the coding sequence ATGACATCTCGATTGACCGCCGACCAACAAGAGATTCGCGACCAGATTCTGCGGATTTGCGCAAGGTTCGACGACGACTATTGGCTGGATCGGGATCGCAACGGTGGTTTTCCCCATGAACTGCACAGGGCAATGGCCGATGGCGGCTGGCTGGGTATCGCCATGCCAGAAGCTGTCGGCGGCGCTGGTCTGGGGATCACCGAGGCGACCATAATGATGCAGGCAATCGCCGAGTCGGGGGCCGGCGCAAGCGGAGCCTCGGCCATCCACATGAACATTTTCGGGCTCAACCCGGTGGTGAAGTTTGGGACCGATGAGCAGCGCGCGCGTATGCTTGGCTCGATGATCGCAGGCGATGAAAAGGCCTGTTTCGCCGTGACCGAACCGGCGACCGGGTTAGACACCACAAAGCTGACGACCATGGCATTGCGGCAGGGGGACAGATATGTCGAGCACGGACAAGAAGTCTGGATTTCTACCGCGCAGGTGGCGGACAAGATGTTGCTTCTGGCCAGAACAACGCGGCTAGAGAATGTGAGCAGCCCGACCGAAGGGCTGAGCCTGTTCTATACTGACCTAAACCGTGATTTCGTTGATGTGCGAGAGATCGAAAAGATGGGGCGAAAGGCTGTCGATTCGAATGAAGTCTTCATCGATGGGTTACCGATTCCGGCTGAGGACCTGATCGGGGAGGAGGGCAAAGGCTTTAGGCAAATTCTGCACGGGTTGAATCCCGAACGCATTCTGGTGGCTGGCGAATGTATTGGTATTGCGCGCAACGCACTGGTTCGCGCGGCGCATTATGCAAGCGAACGTGTGATTTTTGACCGCCCGATCGGCCAAAACCAGGGTGTTCAGCATCCGCTTGCCCGGGCATGGGCGCGGGTGGAATCTGCCAATCTCATGGTGATGCACGCCGCCGCCCTTTACGATGCGGGAAAGCTCTGCGGCGTCGAGGCGACCGAAGCCGCGCAAATTACATTTGGCGGATTCGGATACGCCAAGGAATATAACGTGGAGCGGTTAGTGCGGGAAGCTCTGCTTTTCCGCATCGTACCGGTGACACCGCAGATGCTTTTGTTGTTCATAGCAGAAAAAGCCCGCGGACTTCCAAAGACTTACTGA
- a CDS encoding ABC transporter permease codes for MRPRHVLSLAVKELRGLLRDPLLLALVFYAFTLDIYSHATAMPEPLNRAKIGIVDEDASPLSRRIADAFLPPYFVTPDQIDMAEMDARMDVGIDTFSLVTPPDFQRDLVAGARPELQLNVDATRISQAFTGAGYVQAIVDQDIAGWTGQEAVAPVDLALRARFNPAMEPGWFGALTAVISAVTMLSIILSGAALIREREHGTVEHLLVMPVSAVEIMTSKVLSMGGVVLVAAGPSLTFMVQGVLRVPVAGSVTLFLVGAALHLFATTSLGILLATISGSMPQFAMLLLLVLLPLEILSGGMTLRESMPEVVQYVMLAAPNTHFIALAQAVLFRGAGLAVVWPQLLALVVIGLAMFAFALRRFRSFLR; via the coding sequence ATGCGACCCCGGCATGTGCTCTCCCTTGCGGTCAAAGAGCTTCGCGGGCTGTTGCGCGATCCGCTCCTGCTGGCGCTGGTGTTCTATGCCTTCACCCTTGACATCTACTCCCACGCAACCGCGATGCCCGAGCCGCTGAACCGCGCCAAGATCGGCATCGTGGATGAGGATGCCTCGCCCCTGTCCCGGCGGATTGCGGATGCGTTTCTGCCGCCCTATTTCGTGACACCCGATCAGATCGACATGGCCGAGATGGATGCGCGCATGGATGTCGGCATCGATACGTTCTCACTGGTCACTCCACCAGATTTCCAGAGAGACCTCGTGGCGGGCGCACGCCCCGAGTTGCAGCTCAACGTCGATGCGACACGGATCAGTCAGGCCTTCACCGGCGCGGGCTATGTCCAGGCGATCGTCGATCAGGATATCGCCGGCTGGACCGGGCAGGAGGCCGTGGCGCCGGTCGATCTTGCGTTGCGCGCCCGTTTCAATCCGGCAATGGAACCGGGCTGGTTCGGCGCTCTGACGGCGGTGATCAGCGCCGTGACCATGTTGTCGATCATCCTGTCGGGGGCCGCGCTGATCCGGGAGCGTGAGCATGGCACGGTCGAGCACCTGCTGGTCATGCCGGTCAGCGCGGTCGAGATCATGACCAGCAAGGTGCTCAGCATGGGCGGCGTGGTGCTGGTGGCGGCAGGGCCGTCGCTGACCTTCATGGTGCAGGGGGTTCTGAGAGTGCCGGTGGCAGGATCAGTGACGCTGTTCCTGGTGGGCGCGGCTCTGCACCTGTTCGCCACCACGTCGCTGGGAATTCTCCTGGCAACGATCTCGGGTTCGATGCCGCAATTCGCCATGCTACTGCTTCTGGTGCTGCTGCCGCTGGAAATCCTGTCGGGTGGGATGACCCTGCGGGAATCAATGCCAGAGGTGGTGCAATACGTCATGCTGGCGGCGCCCAACACCCATTTCATCGCGCTTGCGCAGGCGGTGTTGTTTCGTGGCGCGGGGCTGGCGGTGGTCTGGCCGCAACTGCTGGCGCTGGTGGTGATCGGATTGGCGATGTTCGCCTTTGCCTTGCGACGATTCCGCAGCTTCCTGCGGTAG
- a CDS encoding universal stress protein, with the protein MYAKILLCYDGSREGRLALREGARLAQITGADAILLAVVETGAGNALAQGADAGALAHQQADFEEILDEGHQRLSALGLAPKVRMEFGDPVAKITQVATEIGADLVVVGHHQQGIWTRWMSRSVAAGLGDSLKCSLLLAQKLVEDSELFGNG; encoded by the coding sequence ATGTACGCCAAGATCCTGCTATGTTACGACGGCTCGCGCGAAGGGCGACTGGCACTGCGCGAGGGAGCGCGGCTGGCGCAGATCACAGGTGCTGATGCGATCCTTCTGGCGGTGGTCGAGACGGGCGCGGGCAACGCGCTGGCGCAGGGCGCGGATGCGGGCGCGCTTGCCCACCAGCAAGCCGATTTCGAGGAGATCCTCGACGAAGGCCATCAAAGACTTTCCGCCTTGGGGCTGGCACCCAAGGTCCGCATGGAGTTTGGCGATCCCGTCGCGAAAATTACCCAAGTTGCGACCGAAATTGGGGCCGATCTGGTCGTCGTCGGGCATCACCAGCAAGGCATCTGGACGCGCTGGATGAGCCGGTCGGTCGCGGCCGGGTTGGGGGACTCGCTAAAATGTAGCCTTCTTCTCGCACAAAAACTCGTTGAGGATTCAGAGCTTTTCGGCAACGGCTGA
- a CDS encoding MarR family transcriptional regulator: MQSDFDKTEPLEAFARSMAAAARMWRRYLDLRFRDLDLSQARWSVLFELSRNEEVTQVELARTLGIEAATLVRLLDGLEGAGLVERRPSARDRRAKTLHLTEAASPLIVRMEEISAASRAEILEGISRQDLRIATKVLSRIADRLEILSDG; encoded by the coding sequence ATGCAGTCCGATTTCGACAAGACCGAGCCTCTGGAGGCTTTCGCACGTTCCATGGCGGCGGCAGCACGCATGTGGAGGCGGTATCTTGACCTCCGGTTTCGCGATCTCGACCTGTCCCAGGCAAGGTGGAGCGTGCTGTTCGAACTATCGCGCAACGAAGAGGTGACGCAGGTCGAACTGGCGCGCACCCTGGGGATCGAAGCGGCGACGCTGGTCCGCCTGCTGGACGGGCTCGAAGGCGCAGGTTTGGTCGAACGCCGACCTTCGGCCAGGGACAGGCGAGCCAAGACGCTCCACCTGACCGAGGCTGCGAGCCCTCTCATCGTCAGGATGGAAGAGATCTCGGCAGCCAGCCGGGCAGAAATTCTTGAAGGAATTTCCCGGCAGGATTTGCGTATCGCAACAAAAGTACTGAGCCGCATCGCGGACAGATTGGAGATTTTGAGCGATGGTTAA
- a CDS encoding HlyD family secretion protein produces the protein MDDIKAGAAVADEAAPDKPVPPRRRSRTRWTRLIVIGALVAVAVWLAAPWLAARFTQVHINDARIAAKVVTVSSEVAGRVTAMPVLVGDTVAKGDLVAAIDRTSAQPQLDAVLSRLAATDAQLAELRARKVLLEKQLSARRDAALSGIAAADANHEASLAVLTNARTRHERAIRLAEQNITSQQALDESQAALDTAAQQERAAFAAIENARASLAIVEADGEQMNVLESQIASVLAGRAGIEADRSLKEIDLAHRTITAQFDGIVDGTFVDVGEYVTSGTRIAMYHAPDDVWIDANVKETDFGKIHVGSRASITVDAFPGRTFEGEVIGMGGVATSQLALLPSPNPSGNFTKVTQRLPIRVSIDAAGTELRPGMMVEVYIDVTD, from the coding sequence ATGGATGACATAAAGGCGGGCGCAGCCGTTGCGGACGAGGCTGCCCCGGACAAGCCGGTGCCCCCGCGAAGGCGCAGCCGCACAAGATGGACCAGACTGATCGTGATCGGCGCGCTGGTTGCCGTTGCCGTCTGGCTGGCCGCCCCGTGGCTAGCCGCGCGGTTCACGCAGGTGCATATCAACGATGCCCGGATCGCGGCCAAGGTCGTCACCGTATCCAGCGAGGTCGCCGGACGGGTGACGGCGATGCCGGTTCTGGTGGGGGACACTGTCGCAAAAGGCGATCTTGTCGCCGCAATCGACCGCACATCTGCGCAGCCGCAGCTTGATGCCGTCCTGTCGAGACTTGCCGCAACCGATGCGCAGCTGGCCGAGCTTCGGGCACGCAAGGTGCTACTCGAAAAGCAGCTCTCTGCACGGCGGGACGCGGCCCTGAGCGGGATAGCTGCCGCAGATGCAAACCATGAGGCATCGCTCGCCGTATTGACGAACGCCAGGACCCGTCACGAGAGGGCGATCAGGCTTGCCGAGCAGAACATCACGTCGCAACAAGCCCTCGACGAGTCCCAGGCGGCACTGGACACCGCCGCCCAGCAGGAGCGTGCTGCTTTCGCGGCAATCGAAAACGCGCGCGCCAGCCTGGCGATCGTCGAGGCCGACGGCGAGCAGATGAATGTGCTGGAGTCCCAGATTGCGTCCGTTCTGGCCGGACGTGCCGGCATCGAGGCCGACCGCAGCCTGAAGGAAATCGACCTCGCGCATCGCACGATCACGGCCCAGTTCGACGGCATCGTTGATGGGACCTTTGTCGATGTCGGCGAATATGTGACATCGGGCACGCGCATCGCGATGTATCACGCGCCGGATGACGTCTGGATCGACGCAAATGTCAAGGAGACCGACTTCGGCAAAATTCACGTCGGGTCGCGGGCAAGCATCACCGTCGACGCCTTTCCGGGCCGGACCTTCGAGGGCGAGGTGATCGGGATGGGCGGGGTGGCCACCAGCCAGCTTGCGCTTCTGCCCAGCCCCAACCCGTCGGGCAATTTCACCAAAGTGACCCAGCGTCTGCCAATCCGTGTGTCGATCGACGCCGCCGGTACAGAACTCAGGCCCGGAATGATGGTCGAGGTCTATATCGATGTCACAGATTGA
- a CDS encoding DHA2 family efflux MFS transporter permease subunit — MVATISVVLSTTIVNVAIPAVMGAFGMSAVQAQWISTGFLAAMTATMLLADWTNRAFGTRLTMNAAMSVFLAGSVLGGLAPNETILTLARVVQGAAAGIVQPLAMIMLFKVFPPDKRGAAMGIYGVGVVLAPALGPWIGGLLMDAFDWRFVFYLGLPFAGLAILMSNLFLPSREESGPIPAFDFVGVAILSVFLAILLSTLSNAQRLGWESNIILAGFTISVASAIGFVAWEMNTAKPMLDMRLFANFAFSSASVVAFIMGAGLFGSTYLLPVFVQQIQGMTPTQAGLLLMPSGFAMLLVFPIAGRLSDKVPAPIMIALGMAVFAGSSWLMVAANVHTAFWTLAWWTVLSRVGLGLVFPAISSGALKVLPPHLLGQGSGASNFIRQLGGAFGVNLLTVFIERRTIMHADAFAATQTSDNATTMELLREVAGLMHAAGLPDTQLMPAAASFLGRTVMIQSSNAAFQDGFLIVCGIFLLALIPTWFMWRVASSAT, encoded by the coding sequence ATGGTCGCGACCATTTCGGTCGTTCTGTCCACAACGATCGTCAACGTCGCCATCCCGGCGGTGATGGGCGCTTTCGGCATGAGCGCGGTGCAAGCACAATGGATCTCGACCGGCTTTCTGGCAGCCATGACGGCCACGATGCTGCTGGCCGACTGGACCAACCGCGCCTTCGGGACGCGGCTGACGATGAACGCCGCGATGAGCGTGTTTCTTGCGGGTTCGGTCCTTGGGGGCCTTGCGCCGAACGAGACCATACTGACACTGGCCCGCGTGGTGCAGGGGGCGGCGGCAGGCATCGTCCAGCCTCTGGCCATGATCATGCTGTTCAAGGTCTTTCCGCCCGATAAACGCGGCGCCGCCATGGGGATCTATGGCGTTGGCGTCGTCCTGGCTCCGGCTCTGGGACCCTGGATTGGCGGCTTGCTCATGGACGCTTTCGATTGGCGCTTCGTCTTCTACCTGGGCCTGCCCTTCGCCGGCCTCGCCATTCTGATGTCAAACCTGTTCCTGCCCAGCCGCGAAGAAAGCGGACCGATTCCGGCCTTCGACTTTGTCGGAGTGGCGATCCTGTCGGTCTTTCTGGCCATACTGCTCAGCACGCTGTCGAACGCGCAGCGGCTTGGATGGGAGTCCAACATCATCCTGGCGGGTTTCACGATTTCCGTTGCTTCGGCCATCGGCTTCGTCGCCTGGGAGATGAATACTGCCAAGCCGATGCTCGATATGCGGCTTTTTGCGAATTTCGCCTTCTCCTCGGCCTCGGTCGTGGCCTTCATCATGGGGGCGGGGCTGTTCGGCTCTACCTATCTGCTTCCGGTCTTCGTGCAGCAGATCCAGGGGATGACGCCGACGCAGGCTGGCCTTCTTCTGATGCCCTCGGGCTTTGCGATGCTGCTGGTCTTTCCCATCGCGGGACGATTGTCCGACAAGGTGCCTGCTCCGATCATGATCGCCCTCGGCATGGCGGTCTTTGCCGGATCCTCTTGGCTAATGGTGGCCGCAAATGTCCATACGGCCTTCTGGACGCTCGCCTGGTGGACGGTCCTTTCGCGCGTGGGGCTGGGTCTCGTGTTTCCCGCTATTTCGTCGGGCGCGCTGAAGGTTCTGCCACCGCACCTTCTCGGCCAGGGCTCGGGCGCATCCAACTTTATCCGGCAACTTGGCGGCGCCTTCGGGGTGAACCTTCTGACCGTGTTTATCGAGCGGCGCACGATCATGCACGCGGATGCCTTTGCCGCGACCCAGACCAGCGACAACGCCACGACGATGGAACTCTTGCGCGAGGTTGCAGGCCTCATGCACGCTGCGGGACTGCCCGACACCCAGCTCATGCCCGCCGCGGCATCTTTCCTGGGTCGGACCGTGATGATTCAGTCCTCGAACGCGGCCTTCCAGGACGGCTTCCTTATCGTATGCGGCATATTCCTGCTCGCGCTGATCCCGACCTGGTTCATGTGGCGCGTCGCTTCCTCTGCTACCTAG
- a CDS encoding transposase: MAEGGDGFMGRCEVVDPRGRGKRHWPDDVKARIVAGSLQPGIRVVDVAARYDILPHHLSDWRHHARQGRLALPGHVMGALHGLPMEPAFVPLSILPEAAGQWLRHDRIIALSQPQGKREITAECGAVELCA; encoded by the coding sequence ATGGCGGAGGGTGGTGACGGGTTCATGGGGCGGTGCGAGGTCGTGGATCCTCGGGGGCGCGGCAAGCGGCATTGGCCGGATGATGTGAAAGCGCGGATCGTGGCTGGAAGCCTGCAGCCCGGTATCCGGGTAGTGGATGTAGCCGCGCGCTATGATATTCTTCCGCATCATCTTTCGGATTGGCGTCACCATGCACGGCAAGGTCGGCTGGCTCTGCCAGGTCACGTGATGGGCGCGCTTCATGGATTGCCGATGGAGCCTGCCTTTGTGCCGCTGTCCATTCTACCCGAGGCTGCGGGTCAGTGGCTGAGGCATGACCGTATCATCGCCCTTTCTCAACCCCAGGGCAAAAGGGAGATTACCGCAGAGTGTGGGGCAGTTGAACTTTGCGCGTGA
- a CDS encoding class I adenylate-forming enzyme family protein: protein MTATSLTYCLETAATLLRDRPFLINDDGETTFGEFDALSGRLANVLLAHGVARGDAVGLYLPSCPFLSAGYFACQKIGAIAAPISSMNRAQELRPLLERTQMRVMLVDTDTAAEAVCACKDVAHKVTILASGDAVAGTVPLDLAPASVQCPPLPLRPEDPAALFFTSGTTGAPKGAVQTQRSITTTLRDMAVHAGFSWDREVFLCALPVFNNFGATVMVNGAVYNGARVVMLERWDTQKVLDAITRHRVTYMAGAPTMFLYMLREFNPDRHDLSSMRLAVAAGAPVSPEILAEFEKTTGVPILELYGATEVSGGATAQPLVGVRKRGSAGVPLGNARIAIVDEDGAPVPTGETGEVRISGEIVGAGYWDDEETTVASFSEDGWLSGDIGYVDEDGYLFIVDRKKDVIIAGGYNIYPIEVEDLLFSHPDVGVCAVIGVPDDVKGEIPAAVLIPRADRSLDPAALIAFCRENLAAYKVPRRWFTVAEMPHGPTGKILKRTLRVWLGEGRLTEVTP from the coding sequence ATGACGGCTACATCGCTGACATATTGTCTGGAAACGGCGGCTACCCTGCTTCGCGATCGACCCTTTCTGATCAACGACGATGGCGAGACCACGTTCGGAGAATTCGACGCGCTTTCCGGTCGGCTGGCCAATGTATTGTTGGCGCATGGCGTCGCACGGGGCGACGCCGTAGGGCTCTACCTGCCGAGTTGTCCGTTTCTCAGCGCGGGCTATTTCGCCTGCCAGAAGATCGGCGCCATCGCCGCGCCGATCTCAAGCATGAATCGCGCGCAAGAGCTTCGCCCGCTTCTGGAGCGGACGCAGATGCGCGTGATGTTGGTGGATACGGACACAGCAGCCGAGGCCGTATGTGCCTGCAAGGACGTTGCGCACAAGGTGACGATCCTCGCCAGCGGAGATGCGGTTGCCGGCACCGTTCCGCTCGACCTCGCTCCAGCCAGCGTGCAGTGCCCACCACTGCCGCTGCGCCCGGAGGATCCGGCGGCGCTCTTCTTCACCTCTGGGACCACCGGCGCGCCCAAGGGGGCGGTGCAGACCCAGCGCAGCATCACCACGACGCTGCGGGACATGGCGGTTCACGCCGGTTTCAGTTGGGACCGAGAGGTGTTCCTTTGTGCGCTGCCCGTGTTCAACAATTTCGGTGCCACGGTCATGGTGAACGGCGCTGTCTACAATGGCGCCCGCGTTGTCATGCTGGAGCGCTGGGATACCCAAAAAGTGCTCGACGCGATCACTCGGCACCGGGTGACCTATATGGCCGGCGCGCCGACGATGTTCCTGTACATGCTGCGTGAGTTCAATCCCGATCGGCACGACCTGTCCTCAATGCGGCTTGCGGTCGCTGCCGGGGCCCCGGTTTCACCGGAGATTCTGGCGGAGTTCGAAAAGACGACCGGGGTGCCGATACTTGAGCTCTACGGGGCGACCGAGGTTTCCGGCGGAGCCACCGCCCAGCCGCTTGTCGGCGTGCGCAAGCGCGGCTCTGCCGGCGTTCCACTCGGCAATGCGCGCATTGCGATCGTGGACGAGGACGGTGCGCCGGTCCCCACCGGCGAAACCGGCGAGGTGCGTATCTCAGGCGAAATTGTCGGCGCCGGCTACTGGGACGACGAAGAGACGACCGTGGCCAGCTTTTCCGAAGACGGCTGGCTCAGTGGCGACATCGGCTACGTCGACGAGGACGGCTATCTGTTCATCGTCGACCGCAAGAAGGACGTGATCATCGCCGGCGGCTACAACATCTATCCCATTGAGGTGGAAGATCTATTGTTCAGCCATCCGGATGTCGGCGTATGTGCGGTGATCGGCGTGCCCGACGACGTGAAGGGCGAAATCCCTGCTGCCGTTCTCATTCCCCGCGCCGACCGGTCGCTTGACCCCGCCGCGCTGATCGCTTTCTGCCGCGAGAACCTTGCAGCTTACAAGGTCCCGCGCCGCTGGTTCACGGTCGCAGAAATGCCCCATGGCCCCACCGGCAAAATTCTGAAACGCACGCTGCGCGTCTGGCTTGGCGAAGGGCGCCTGACGGAGGTAACGCCATGA
- a CDS encoding SDR family NAD(P)-dependent oxidoreductase, with amino-acid sequence MSSSEKPLAGRVALVTGAGGPMGQAIATRLAADGASLALIDISGNRLAAVREAIAEQYPDTALHAVRTDARRHEEVNAAVADFKDALGALDILVNVVGGIRGGALMEPLVGMSEERFDSTFELNLKPLFWMVNAVAPDMAQTGRGAIVNVSSVTYAGDGDQPEYAAAKAAVASLTRSLAAELAPAVRVNAVVPGLIQTSVMDNAPREMIETYTSRTLLKRLGRPEDIAGAVSFLVGPDADYLTGVLLPVAGGIVAIL; translated from the coding sequence ATGAGTTCTTCTGAAAAACCGCTTGCCGGACGGGTGGCTTTGGTCACCGGCGCAGGCGGGCCGATGGGTCAGGCCATTGCAACGCGGCTTGCTGCGGATGGGGCCAGCCTTGCGCTCATCGACATCTCCGGCAACCGGCTTGCCGCCGTGCGTGAGGCGATTGCCGAACAATATCCCGACACGGCCCTGCATGCGGTACGCACCGACGCGCGCCGGCACGAGGAAGTAAACGCGGCGGTTGCCGACTTCAAGGACGCCTTGGGCGCTCTCGATATCCTTGTAAACGTCGTCGGCGGGATCCGCGGCGGCGCCTTGATGGAGCCGCTGGTCGGGATGAGTGAGGAGCGTTTCGATTCGACCTTCGAGCTTAACCTCAAGCCGCTGTTCTGGATGGTGAATGCAGTCGCGCCTGATATGGCGCAGACCGGCCGGGGCGCCATCGTCAACGTCTCTTCCGTCACCTATGCCGGCGACGGCGATCAGCCGGAATACGCCGCAGCCAAGGCCGCCGTCGCGTCATTGACGCGCTCGCTCGCCGCTGAACTGGCGCCGGCGGTGCGGGTCAACGCCGTGGTGCCCGGCCTGATCCAAACGTCGGTCATGGACAACGCGCCGCGCGAAATGATCGAGACCTACACGTCGCGCACACTCTTGAAGCGGCTCGGTCGGCCCGAAGACATCGCCGGCGCGGTCTCGTTCCTGGTCGGGCCGGATGCCGACTATCTGACCGGCGTGCTCTTGCCGGTGGCCGGAGGGATTGTCGCAATTCTCTAG
- a CDS encoding ABC transporter substrate-binding protein — MNIGKWTRPLGAVTLMLLLAQAGAAQETLKLGISAPMSGSAATWGLGMEWAAEQAVEHVNEDGGVTVDGKTYNFEVVTYDNKYSATEGARNAQTMLNRDGVKFIAGSIGTAPVRAMQALTERNGVILFNTAWGKSVKGPQFPYTFTQMNTPFEILEPFYSFIKEQHPDLETAVLVSPNDATGQELEPVAVETWKSLGVEMLASDWYERGTTEFQPIATKIASLDPGLVDFSAAPPTDVGSILKELDVLGWEGVKVMTAGTSVEALMAVAGDAAEGAYLGASADFSSDSATEVQKKLNAGAREALGEPLNGITISSYDAILALRAAMQEADSVDPEKIKDVLPSVRFDSSYGPSGFGGADVYDYPQQMLIPVIVTQVVDGKAVELTRSNPAELEALSND, encoded by the coding sequence ATGAACATTGGCAAATGGACCCGCCCGCTCGGGGCGGTGACCCTCATGCTGTTGCTTGCCCAGGCAGGCGCGGCGCAGGAGACCCTGAAACTCGGTATTTCGGCGCCCATGTCGGGCTCGGCTGCCACCTGGGGCCTCGGTATGGAATGGGCGGCCGAGCAAGCGGTTGAACACGTCAACGAAGACGGCGGCGTCACGGTGGACGGCAAGACATACAATTTCGAGGTCGTGACCTACGACAACAAGTACAGCGCCACCGAAGGTGCGCGCAATGCCCAGACGATGTTGAACCGGGATGGCGTCAAATTCATCGCCGGCAGCATCGGCACCGCGCCGGTCCGCGCGATGCAGGCCCTGACCGAACGCAATGGCGTCATCCTGTTCAATACCGCCTGGGGCAAGAGTGTGAAGGGGCCGCAGTTTCCCTATACCTTTACCCAGATGAACACGCCGTTCGAAATTCTGGAGCCGTTCTACAGCTTCATCAAGGAACAGCACCCGGACCTCGAGACCGCGGTTCTCGTCAGTCCGAACGATGCCACCGGGCAGGAACTAGAGCCGGTGGCGGTAGAGACCTGGAAGAGCCTCGGGGTCGAGATGTTGGCAAGCGACTGGTACGAACGCGGCACCACCGAGTTCCAGCCGATTGCCACCAAGATCGCATCGCTCGATCCGGGTCTCGTTGATTTCTCGGCCGCGCCGCCGACCGACGTCGGATCGATCCTGAAAGAGCTTGACGTGCTGGGATGGGAAGGCGTGAAGGTCATGACCGCCGGTACCTCTGTCGAAGCCTTGATGGCGGTGGCAGGGGACGCGGCCGAAGGTGCCTATCTCGGCGCATCGGCGGACTTCAGCAGCGACTCGGCGACCGAAGTGCAGAAAAAGCTGAACGCCGGGGCCCGCGAGGCGCTTGGCGAGCCGCTGAATGGTATCACCATTTCGTCCTACGACGCGATCCTGGCACTGCGCGCCGCGATGCAAGAGGCCGACAGCGTCGATCCGGAGAAGATCAAGGACGTGCTTCCTTCGGTGCGCTTTGACTCGTCGTATGGCCCGTCCGGCTTCGGTGGTGCGGATGTCTACGATTATCCGCAGCAGATGCTCATCCCGGTGATCGTCACTCAGGTGGTGGACGGCAAGGCAGTCGAGTTGACGCGGAGCAATCCCGCCGAACTCGAGGCGTTGAGCAACGACTGA
- a CDS encoding branched-chain amino acid ABC transporter permease: MELFVQLLANTLQIGAVYVLFALGLTLIFGVMKIVNFAHGAFFTAAALIVTSMVPFATVELGVPLWAGYLLAAFAAIAVVLSIGALVYSIGFQHVLKDLNGSFILSIGLLLILNGAYLAIYGGAPRSVPQVLPGTVNVFGATLTAQRLALVIVAAVVTGGLYLLIERTRLGLALRAVAMDQEAAMLQGIPYRRVALYGFLIGAALAACAGVLMAPINAVTPVSGDEFLIKAFIIIIIGGLGSVTGAITGGLFIAMVESVGGYFFDPSTATLAMFILVIGFLLVRPQGILGNVE, translated from the coding sequence ATGGAACTGTTTGTCCAACTACTCGCCAATACCCTGCAAATCGGCGCGGTCTATGTGCTGTTCGCCCTCGGGCTGACGCTGATCTTCGGGGTCATGAAGATCGTGAATTTCGCGCATGGTGCCTTTTTCACTGCTGCGGCCCTGATCGTGACATCGATGGTGCCCTTTGCCACCGTCGAGCTTGGGGTGCCGCTTTGGGCTGGCTACCTTCTGGCGGCCTTCGCGGCGATCGCTGTCGTCCTCAGTATCGGTGCACTGGTCTACAGTATCGGCTTTCAGCATGTGCTGAAGGATCTCAACGGGTCCTTCATCCTGTCCATCGGACTGCTTCTGATACTCAACGGGGCCTATCTTGCGATCTACGGCGGCGCGCCGCGTTCCGTACCGCAGGTCCTGCCCGGCACCGTCAACGTCTTCGGCGCCACCCTGACGGCACAGCGGCTGGCGCTGGTGATTGTCGCCGCCGTGGTGACCGGCGGACTTTATCTTCTCATCGAACGGACGCGGCTCGGGCTTGCCTTGCGCGCCGTGGCGATGGATCAGGAGGCGGCGATGCTACAGGGCATTCCGTATCGTCGTGTCGCTCTATACGGTTTCCTGATCGGCGCCGCGCTTGCCGCCTGTGCCGGCGTTCTGATGGCGCCTATCAACGCCGTGACTCCGGTCAGTGGCGATGAGTTCCTGATCAAGGCTTTCATCATCATAATCATCGGCGGTCTCGGCTCTGTCACCGGCGCCATCACCGGCGGGCTTTTCATCGCAATGGTCGAGAGTGTGGGCGGGTACTTTTTCGACCCGTCGACCGCGACCCTGGCCATGTTCATTCTGGTCATCGGCTTCTTGCTCGTACGTCCCCAGGGAATTCTCGGAAATGTGGAATAA